From Aegilops tauschii subsp. strangulata cultivar AL8/78 chromosome 5, Aet v6.0, whole genome shotgun sequence:
GCGATGAGTGTTATGTACACTTAAGCCAACAAAACAACAAAGCTTTGGTATTTCAAACATTCAACTTATAGTCACACGGCCAGCCAACAATAagtagccaaacaacagttttcTCCGGATGACTTTTCTCATCACAACAGTTTTGACAGTATAGCCAATTCAAATAAATATGATGTTACAAAAATGCTATTCCAAGTAGCAGACACGACATTTCAGGATACAAGATGGAATTCATACGATCCATTATTTATGTTTCTGAAACATAAACGAAAATTTAAACGTAATGGTACCACCCGGAGGATGTAGCACGAATTTCAGTTTCGCTTGCTCCTCTCACCTTTTGTTAACACCTACAAGTGTATGAAAACAGCTAGCGTGTGAAAAAATATAAAACTATTTTGCAACATGATAGATAATGTGCGGAGGAAAAGAGAAGTCCAAACAAATAAGAcatgattttttttttgtgaCAACAAAGATAATTATTAATAATTGTTTACAAGGAAAAATAAGAAAATGGTACCTGAAGGTAGCCAAAAACCCCAGAGTTAATACTCATACCAAACCAAGGTGGGACGGTTAGGATGTTCCTCCATTGCTTTCTCCATAGCAGCCCGCGACTCAGACACATCATCCTCATCCGCATAAATGCGAAGATGGAGCAAGCTGGGCAAGCCTCTTAGTATCTCCATGTCTCTCTCATTGATCACTCGCATTGTGATGCATAGCTTCTCAAGGTTGACGAGCGAGGCCACCCATGTTGGAACCTCCGAGAGGGAGTCCCCCATGATGATAAGCTCACGAAGGCCACACTGAGGATCGGGAAACCATGAAAGCTTGAAATACGCATCCGCTGCTTCCTTCACAGAGATGTGCAAAGACTCAAGGCCTGCTTTGCCGAGCTCACATATGGAAGAGAGAaactcctcctcgtcctcctcgacctcctcctcctctttatCTTCATTAACATCACAATTACTCATATCATACATGTTCCATATTATGCCCAGCTTCCTCAGTTTTTTCAGTTGGCCAAGCCTCTTTAGAAATTCCGTTGACTGAGTATAAATATTGAGACCTTCCAACACTCGCAATCCCTGCATGGCTGCGATTTCATCCGGTACTGTTTCATAACCATCGACATGTAGAGTTACATAACAGACCAACCTTTCTTGGATGGCCATAGGTATTTCCATTAGTTTGCTATATCCTTTCACGTCAATCTCTAAATGATGCAGCATTGCCACCTGTTCTGGAATCTTCGTCACGGCTTTGGCATGTTTAAACCTCAAGTACTTGAGGTGAACCAAATTTGCAATACCCTCAAGGTGATCATCTTCTAACTGTGAACAATCCTCAAAGTCCAGAACACGCAAGAGTCGAAACTCCGACAAAGATGGGATCTTCACATTACGACCAAACACATGGAGTGATCGGGCACTAGACACATCAAGACTCGGAGGAATCTCGCCATCATTTTGTAGGGACACTCGACGAATCTTGGCCTTGGGATCAGGATTTATAACACCAAGTACACCTACTATAGTAACAAAGTTCTCTTCAACAGCCTTAGATACGATGAAATTATGAACGGTGTCATGAACACGACAACTCTTCACCTCGTCACCAAATGTCTCATCCATCTTCGCAGCCTGGATCAAACTCCTGTTGATGAGATCATTGAAACACATCTCTCCTGACTCATATACTGTATAACCAGATTTTTTCTGAATGAATCCCTCGCCAATCCACCTCCTTATCAAATTCTCCTTCTCAATAATGTGCCCCTCTGGAAATATACTCAGGTATAGTAGACATGTTTTAAGATGAGGAGGAAGATCCAAGTAACTAAGGGATATTATGTTTACCATGTCTTCGACGCTAGAATTTCTTAGTGCACGACCAATTAAATCCTTCACTTGGTCCCATATTTCCTTTTCACTTGCCTTATCAGCCAACACACTAGACATAGCTATGATTGCCAAAGGTAAGCCAGCACATTTATCCAAGATCTGACCAGAAATCTCTTTGAGGTATGATGGACatttttcttcagagttgaataGTCTTGTATAGAATAATTGCCTCGAATGCACCATACTAAGAGGCCTTATATTGTATACATGTCCGCTGAAAGTTGAACAACATGATTGAGCGACGGCATGTATACGAGTAGTGATTATTATTTTACTACCAGAACTGGCTGTGGGAAATGCACACTCAATAACCTTCAATATTTCCACATCCCATATATCATCAAGTACAATAATACACCTGCAAGAATATATATAAATAAAGTTATTCTTACTGAGAAAAAAGAAGCAACAAAGAAGTTTGAATATCCATAAGAGTATACTTGTTTGGTCACACGGCCACAAGAAGTTACGGCAGAATTTGCACTAGAATGGACAGTTCACTGTTCATTAAATGTATCTTGCACTTGTACACTATATATGACGACCCGGTAAAAACTAAAATAGTTTGGAAGCTAGAATTGCCTCTAAACGTCAAAAAATTTCCTTTTGTTATCTATGGAAATTAAGAGGGGTGATGTTAACAAGGGACAACCTAGCTAAGCGTAACTGACACACAAGTAATGTTGTTCTGCTATGAAGACAAAACAACTAAATATCTCTTTTTGGAATGTTAGCTCGCTCATAGCATATGGGTTGTCATTCAAGCTGCCTGTAACTTGTATCCGCCTCAGAGTGTTAGTAATATGTCCAGTAACTGGATGTAGGCCATTGATACGAAGGCTAGAGCCCAAATCATGTTAGCACATGCGTGAACTATGTCTGTTTTGTTTGTTATCCCCCTAGTGATCTACACCAAAAATATGAATGCCCACAAACTAGAAGTTAGAGGAAAAAAATCAAAATGGAAGAGTGGAAGGGAAACATACGTAAAGAGGTTGGACGAATGAGCTAGTAGGGAACCTTAAGGGTTTTTTAGATAGTATAGATGTACTAATAATCAAAGTTGATTTTTTGGTATTCTAGAATCCAAATGCAGGCCACATTTG
This genomic window contains:
- the LOC109780430 gene encoding disease resistance protein RGA5, translating into MEEGLVSAATGALQPALAKLAAVLSDEYKGVRGEVEHLTRELADMDAFLLAKSSSSSDLIPSELDKACMHEIRELSYDIDDDLDDFIMASVCDKSAKLAGLLDEMKAMLGRTKARHQITKAVDDLKEQVVHVAERHTHKRSKVDHRAPTVVDDASKLVGLDGPKQELIQLLAGSVESTQQQQPHPNLVAVVGSGGTGKTTLANQVYQKLKGQLDCHAFCSVRRNADKVQVLHSIYNQLYSSYNNLGRRSSPRPGVRDLPGLITMISNYLQHRRCIIVLDDIWDVEILKVIECAFPTASSGSKIIITTRIHAVAQSCCSTFSGHVYNIRPLSMVHSRQLFYTRLFNSEEKCPSYLKEISGQILDKCAGLPLAIIAMSSVLADKASEKEIWDQVKDLIGRALRNSSVEDMVNIISLSYLDLPPHLKTCLLYLSIFPEGHIIEKENLIRRWIGEGFIQKKSGYTVYESGEMCFNDLINRSLIQAAKMDETFGDEVKSCRVHDTVHNFIVSKAVEENFVTIVGVLGVINPDPKAKIRRVSLQNDGEIPPSLDVSSARSLHVFGRNVKIPSLSEFRLLRVLDFEDCSQLEDDHLEGIANLVHLKYLRFKHAKAVTKIPEQVAMLHHLEIDVKGYSKLMEIPMAIQERLVCYVTLHVDGYETVPDEIAAMQGLRVLEGLNIYTQSTEFLKRLGQLKKLRKLGIIWNMYDMSNCDVNEDKEEEEVEEDEEEFLSSICELGKAGLESLHISVKEAADAYFKLSWFPDPQCGLRELIIMGDSLSEVPTWVASLVNLEKLCITMRVINERDMEILRGLPSLLHLRIYADEDDVSESRAAMEKAMEEHPNRPTLVWYEY